The genome window TAAATCACTAAAAGCGACAAGAAAAAAGAAGCAAAAATAATCCAATTAATATGCTGATAAGCCTTTTCTATTTCTTCTATTTTTGCACCAATTAATAGATATCCTAATCTCCCCTCTTCACCAGTTAACTGTTGTTGATAAAAGTGAAAGTTAGGATTTCCATTAATAGATACCGCTTTTGCTTTTTCATTTGAAAGCAGCCTTTGCATTCGATTTTCATATTCTGTATCTGTCTGCAGCTCTCCTTCGTTAAAGAGAATCTCTCCAGTTTCATCTATAACAGTAATTTGTATATCTAATGCTTCACTATATTCTTTTAATAGACTATTATTAATGTCTAACCCATCGCCATTTTTCATTATTTGCTTTGCGATTAAAGTACCTTCGCGTTTCAATCGACTGTCAAAAGAGTCCATAAACGTCTTTTTATTATATGATTCAATAAATATTGCTACGAACAAAAACACAATAAATATAGTAAATAAAACACTCGCCATTAATCGAGATTTAAAGCTCTTCATTTACTTTGGTTCCTCTAACTTATAACCCAATCCACGAATCGTTTTAATATATATTGGTTTTTTCGTATTTTCTTCAATTTTTTCACGTAAGTGGCTAATATGTACATCTACAATTCTTGTATCTCCGACGAAGTCATAATTCCAAACAGCGCTTAATAGTTGATCCCTTGTAAGAACTCTTCCCTTATTTTTAACAAGATATAATAATAACTCAAATTCTTTCGGAGTTAACTCTAATAGTTCCCCTTTGAAATATGCTTCATAATAATTAGGAAGCACTCTTAATTCACCTATTTTAATACCATCGTCCTCTTCTTCATCTACTTCATCCGAGGCTGCTGGCACTTGCATTTGAATTCGTCTTAATACAGCTTTAATTCGAGCAATGACTTCCCGGGGGCTAAAAGGTTTAGTCATATAATCATCTGCACCTAGTTCAAGCCCTAAAACTTTGTCAAATTCATCGTCTTTAGCTGTTAACATTAAAATAGGAGTTAACACTTTCTGTTGGCGTAATTCTTTACAAACATCCATCCCATCTTTTTTTGGCAGCATTAAATCTAGTAAGATGACATCCGGATTAGCAGTTAATGCTAGATTCAATCCTTCTTCTCCATCCATGGCAGTTAATACATCATAACCTGCCTGTTGTAAATTATACTTAAGTAGAGTTACGATAGATTGTTCATCATCTACAACTAAAACCTTTTTCTTCATATACAGCCTCCAAATATGTTAATTCCCCTAAAGTCCCCTTATACCTATTTACATTATAATATATTGTCCAATAAAAATGGAAAAAACATTTATATCCTGTTTACAAATAGGAAATAATTCTTATAAATTATTATAGGTGTCTCTGGTTAAGTTTATTGATTAAATGAAATAAAAAAATCGGCTAGCTCTTTTTTATCGAGCTGCCGACTTTTATACTTAATTTAATACTGTCAATACACTTCGAACGGAGTGAACAGATTTATCTAAGGCTGCCTTTTCTTCCTCAGTTAGTTCCAGTTCAATAATTTGTTCGATTCCGTTTCCGCCAAGAATTGTAGGTACACCTAGATAAAGATCGTTATAGCCATATTCTCCTTCTAAATAAGCGATAGTAGGAAGGATACGTCTTTGACTTTTAATTATAGCTTCACACATATCTACCACAGAAGCTGCTGGAGCATAATAAGCACTTCCGTTTCCAAGTAAATTTACAATTTCCGCTCCACCAATTCTTGTTCTTTCAATAATCTCATCCAAGCGATGTTTTGGAATTAGTGCTTCTAATGGAATACCACCTGCATAGGAATAACGTATAAGTGGAACCATATCATCACCATGTCCGCCTAATACAAATCCTGTAATGTCCTTAACGGAAAGATTTAACTCCATTGCCACAAAGCTGCGAAAGCGTGCTGTATCTAAAACCCCGACTGCCCAATTACTCTATTCTTAGGAAAGCCTGATTCTTTATAAACAGTATATGTCATGGCATCAACAGGGTTCGTAAGCACGATAATGACACAATTAGGTGAATATTGCACAATTTCCTTTGTTACCGATTTCATAATAGCTTGATTTGTTTGTACAAGGTCATCTCTACTCATACCTGGCTTTCTTGCCATACCAGCAGTTATTACGACAATATCAGAATCAGCTGTATCTTTATAGTCGGAAGTTCCCGTTATATTTGCATCAAACCCTTGTACAGGACTTGCTTCAAACATATCTAATGCTTTTCCCTTTGTAGAGTTTTCATTTCGCGGAACATCTAATAATACGATATCACCAAGTTCTTTTTGAGCAAGCAAAAAAGCAGTTGTAGCCCCAGTAAAACCTCCACCAATGATGGAAATCTTCTTACGTTTAACCATATTATTTCCCCCTTATTAGACCGAGAATGAATGAAGCCCACCAATAAGCAGTTACAAAGCAGAGTCCCCTTTTACTCTATTTAGTAAATACTTTTCCCAGCTTATCCCATTCTAATCCAATACCGTAAATCTTCTATTTTGGACAAAAAGGAAGAAGAGATGAGACGATCTCTTCTTCAATTTGTTATTAATTCATGTTCTTAATTAATTCATGTTCTTAATTAATTCATCACCGAACTCGGAACATTTCACTTCTGTAGCACCATCCATTAGACGAGCAAAGTCATATGTAACAACTTTGGAAGCAATTGTTTTTTCCACGGATTGAATCACTAATTGTGCAGCTTCAGTCCAGCCTAAATGTTCAAGCAATAGAACACCTGAAAGAATAACAGAAGATGGGTTTACTTTATCTAAACCAGCATATTTAGGAGCCGTTCCGTGTGTAGCTTCAAAAATAGCATGGCCAGTTTCGTAATTTATGTTTGCTCCAGGAGCAATACCGATTCCACCCACTTGTGCTGCTAAAGCATCAGAAATATAATCTCCGTTTAGATTCATTGTCGCAACTACATCAAATTCTTTTGGACGAGTAAGAATTTGTTGTAAGAAAATATCAGCAATAGAATCTTTAATAATGATTTTACCTTCTGCTTCCGCTTGAGATTGAGCTTTATTTGCTGCATCAGAACCTTGTTCTTCTTTAATGCGATCATACTGGGCCCATGTAAATACTTTATCTCCAAATTCTTGTTCTGCTAATTCATAACCCCAGTTCTTAAATGCGCCTTCTGTATATTTCATAATGTTTCCTTTATGTACTAGAGTTACCGATTTACGACCTTCTTTAATCGCATAATTAATCGCAGCTCTTACTAAACGACTTGTTCCTTCTTCTGATATCGGCTTAATTCCAATTCCAGATGTTTCAGGGAATCTAATTTTATTAACTCCCATCTCTTGTTGTAAAAAGTTAATTAATTTTGAAGCAGCCTCTGAACCCTTCTCATATTCAATTCCTGCATAAATATCTTCAGTATTTTCACGGAAGATAACCATATCTGTATCTTGAGGTCTTTTAACAGGAGAAGGAACTCCTTCAAACCATCTCACTGGACGTAAACAAACAAAAAGATCCAATTCTTGGCGCAGGGCAACGTTTAAAGAACGAATACCACCGCCAACTGGTGTAGTTAATGGCCCTTTTATAGCAATTAAATACTCTCTAATTACATCCAATGTTTCAGAAGGTAACCATTCTCCAGTTTCATTAAATGCTTTTTCACCAGCTAGTACTTCTTTCCAAACAATTTTCTTTTCCCCATTGTATGCTTTTTCAACAGCTGCATCTAACACTCTTGATGATGCTGCCCATATATCTGGTCCAATTCCATCTCCCTCAATATAAGGAACAATCGGATTTGCTGGTACATTTAATACTCCATCTACTACTGTAATTTTTTCTCCTTGCATGTTTCTATCCCTCCGTAAAAAATAGTTTCCTTTTCCAATGTAATAACATTCATTGGAAAAAGAATGAAATAAATTTATTATAACAAGCTTTTATAAGCTAATTATATTTACTATTCTGACGAATAAAAAAAAGGAAAACGCCAATACGCAAAGTAAATTAACCCATCATTAAGTATATATTATTCTATTACTCTATGGGAAATTATATCCTTTTTTATCGCTCTTGAACTGGAATATATTCCAAGCGCTCTGGCCCAATATAATCTGCTCTAGGTCGAATCAGGCGATTATTATCATACTGCTCCAGAATGTGAGCCAGCCAGCCAGAAACTCTGCTCACCGCAAAAATCGGGGTGAATAAGTCATGGTCAATACCTAAACTATGATAAACAGAAGCTGAAAAGAAATCTACGTTTGGCACTAAATTTTTCTCTTCTTTTAACAATGTCTCAATCTTTACACTCATATCATATAATTCAGGTTCACCCGTCAATTGTGTTAATTTTCTTGCCATTTCCTTTAGATGTTTGGCACGAGGATCTCCCTTTCGATAAACTCGATGGCCAAATCCCATTATTTTTTCTTTGTTTGCCATCTTTTCTCGAATATATGGCTCGACATTATCAATGCTTCCGATTTCTTTCAGCATTTTCATTACTGCTTCGTTTGCGCCGCCATGCAAAGGTCCTTTTAACGCCCCGATAGCTGAAGTAATACCAGAATATACATCAGACAAAGTAGCTACACACACTCTTGCAGTAAATGTAGACGCATTTAATTCATGATCAGCATGAAGCACAAGTGCTTTATTAAAGGCTTCAATAGCAATCGCTTCTGGTTCTTTTCCGTTAAGCATATAAAGGAAATTAGCAGCAAATCCTAAATCTTTTCTTGGAGAAATTGGATCTAGCCCTTTTCTTAATCTTGAAAAAGCTGTTACGATAGTTGGAATTTTTGCTTGAAGTCTTACAGCTTTTAAATAGTTTGCTTCAGTATCCATAGCATCTGCTTGTTCATCATATGCTCCTAGCAAAGACACAGTTGAACGAAGTACTGCCATTGGATGCACTTTATTTAATGGCATGAGCTTCATTTGTTCAATCAAAGAGACAGGTAATTCAGCATTATCTGCCAATTCTTGTTTTAGCATTGCCAGTTCCGTATCAGTTGGCAACTTTTGATGCCATAATAAAAATACTACTTCTTCAAAACTGGAATGCTCTGCTAACACATCAATATCATAACCCACATAAGCAAGTGAATCATCTATAATGGAACTAATAGAAGATGTTGTAGCAATAATCCCCTCAAGCCCTTTTGTAACAGCCATACATATCTCTCCTTTACACCTTTTCTTTTAGTTAGTACAACCCATTCAAACTCCCAGTATTGTCCCTGTCGTAGTTACCAATATTGTGAAAATCTGTAAAACAAAACGATGGAATTCACCTTAAATAAATGTTTACTATTTTGTTAGATTAACTGAATATGTACCAAAAAATCAATTAATAATATAATCCGGATTTATTTTATAAAAAGATGGGGGAGTTTTTTCAAAAAAAATTAAAGTGAGCATCATCCATTTGAAAATGCTTACATTTTCAAATAAAAAAATAAACTATTTGGTACGTTATAGATGAGATAAAATGTAACTACACATTCATTATAAACAAAAAACTTCAAAATGTCTCATATTTTATACTTAAAAACTGTAGATATAGTAAAAAAATTTTTTTCTGATTCTCCTTTACACTATATTTCTTTCCTTTAAAAATTATACCATAAATTCCTTTATCCTGTCTTATATCTTAAACGGTAAATTAGAGCAAGAGAGCGGATTAGGTTATCCACTCTACTACTTTAATGGCTGCATACGCTATTCCAGCGCCAATTAATGGGCCTACTGCCACCCCATTGAAAACCGATACAGACAAAATGGTTCCTAGAACAAGTGCTGTTGTAATTTCTGGAGAATCGGCTAATAAACTAACTCCTCCTTTTGCGAGCAGAGCAACCATAATTCCAGAAATCAAAGCTATCCATGCATACGGTGATTTAAAGGTAGCGGTAAGATCTTTAAAACCAATATCTCCAGTGGCTATCGGAACAAGAACAGCTATCGTAATAATCGTTACGCCCCAATTAATACCTTTAGATTGAATCAATGAAAATAACTTACTATCTACCCCAATTAATTTCAATACTAATAAGAAAACAACTGCGATAATCAAGGAATTGTTCTTAGCTATAAGAGCAATTGCTAACAGCAAATATAGAAATAAATATGGCTGGCTAAATAAAAACATAACTAACTCTCCTTTTCGAAAGCCATTGACTAAAAAATTCTCTCTTCTATATTTAAATTAATAAGCAGGAATTTCGATTAAAAAAGCATAAGTATAGAAAATATAAATAAAAAAGGAATATATATAATCTATATCTAGTTCCTAATCACTAATGGTCCATTTTCTATTATACTAAAAACGGGAGGATTGACATTGAATTTAACTTATCTTAACCGAACCATTCGGTTTATCATAGTGATAGCAGCTACTATCCTATTATTTGTTAGCTTTTTTTATTTATCCAAAGTAACTTATCCTTTTATTATTGGATTTCTGATTGCTTTTTTAATGAATCCACTCGTTAATTTTTTACAATTTAAATGCAAATTACCAAGGGCTTTTGCTGTTGTTTTAAGTATTTTACTCATTTTATCCATTTTTGCTGGTTTGGTTTCTTTACTAATTGCTGAAATTGTAGCAGGAGCTGCCTATCTTGGAGAAGTCGTTCCCAAACATATAGACATCATTATTCGATACATAGAAGATTTGTTTGCAGCGCAAATTATTCCATTATATAATAAAATTTCTCAAACGTTCAATAATCTCGGTACAGGTCAACAAGATACCATTATGACAAATATAGATAAAGTGGGCGAACAAGTTGGAACGGTAATGGGAGATTTTTTACAATCTTTCTTTCTTAATATCCCTATTTTCCTGTCCTGGTTTCCAAATGCAGCAAGCGTCCTCATTTTTTCTCTCTTAGCCACTTTTTTTATCAGCAAGGACTGGGCGCGATTATCATTAAAATTTGGGAAGTTCTTTCCTTCCAAGTGGTTAAATAGCGGTAAAACAGTATTCTTTGAATTAAAAAAGGCTTTGTTTGGATTTTTAAAAGCCCAATTAACGCTTGTTTCTATTACGACTGTCATTATTTTAATTGGCTTGTTAATTCTTCGAGTGGATTATGCTATTACTATCGCACTGTTAACTGGAATTGTAGATATTATCCCCTATCTTGGTACAGGGTTAATCTTTGTTCCATGGATTATTTACGAAATTATTACAGGGCAGATTGTACTGGCGATTGGCTTGTCCGTGCTATATATCATCGTTTTAGTTCAAAGACAAATCATGGAGCCAAAAATCCTTTCATCCAATATCGGACTTGATCCTTTAGCTACTTTAATTGCTTTGTTTGTTGGGTTTAAGCTTTTTGGTTTCATCGGTCTCATCATTGGTCCAGTTTCACTCGTTATCGTTACTTCCTTACATCGAGCTAAGGTTTTTCATGATATATGGAGGTTTATTAAAGGAGATAGTGAAATACCCAAATAAAAGTTACATAAAAAAAAGCTGGAACATTAGCATTCCAACCAAAATATATACCCGAACAATTATACAGAGAAGCTAATCCAAGTTTCGTATAATTGTTCGGTTTTTTATTCATTAAAAAAGAAGGTTTGTAGTAAGCAGCCGCAGACTGAATATTCTTCACTTCCATAGGACTACATCTAAACCGCTTTGTTTTTCCCCAACTTTTGTAAACTTAGTATGTTATTCATTTAAAAAAGCATTTTTTGTAACAATTGTTTTCAGTATTATGGCTACTTTTAACATCTATTCAAAAGCAGAAGAAGGAGAAACACAGATTTTAGAGCCAAAAACATCTGAAGATAAAATTTTCCAAGAAGTAAAATATACGGTTGAAGGAGAAGATAAACATATATATGGTAATAAGAAGGTTAGTGAAGATGCAGAAGCATACAAAATAATCCTAAATAAAGATGAAGGTACTTATGAAGTGGAGAAAAAGGAGGTAACAGAAAGTAAATCACCTGTCTTTTCAACATTAGCCACTACTAAAGCAGATTTAAAAGTTGTAGGTAAAGCAGCTTTCCATAATTATGATTTCTTAGATAACGATAAATTACGAATGTACGACATGTTGTAAAAATAGTAGCTAAAAATAATGGAACATATGATTATTTTGTAGATTGGGTAAGAAGTGGAGAAAGTTGGATACTTCTTGATTTATATGTAGAAGTTAATTAAATAAATGTTATTCAATGAAAAAAGCTGACAGTTAATGAGTCAGCCTTTTTTTATTAAATAATATAAAAGAACACTTAAAGGAATTAAAGGTAGAAACACTAAGTTTCTGAATATGTTTTCTGCTCCGAAAAAATAATATGAGATTGGTAAAATAGATAATATACTTAATGTTAATAATTTTAATGATTTTTTAACATACCAAAAATAATATTAATTCTATTTTGTACACTTAATTAATAATTCCGCGAACTGTTTTGGTTATCTAACATTGTTTTTACTAAATTATCTTTAAATATTGGGAAACTATTAAATGTTCATTTCAACTTCTTTTAGTTATTGAAATTTTGAAAAAATAATATTTTTCGACATTTTTAAACTTTTTTTTTAATTCTTAAATTGTATAATATTGTCATAAATAAAATATTTTCAATATTACGGAGGAACAGAATTGTCTAATATATTTAAAGTAAAAAATTTCAATTTTTACTTTCTAGGGAATTTATTCTCTGGTATAGGAGATGCAATATTCACAATAACTTTATCTTGGTACATTGTAGATGTCCATCAATCTGGTTACATAATGGGAACAGTATTACTATTAATGGGAATTGCAAGATTTGTCTTTGGTCTTATAGGTGGCGCCATAGTAGATAACATGGGTCCTAGAAGAGTTATGATTTCATCTGATTTATTAAGAGGTATAATTATTGCTGTCTTTTATTCATTCTTTATCTTTTCTACCATACCATTATGGCTAATTATCATAATTTCTATCACTTTTGGGATAGTTGATGCGTTTTATTGGCCAGCAGCAGATGCCATTAAGCCAAGACTAGTAGCTAAAGAATTATACTCAAAAGCAAACAGCAGTTATTATACTATGGTAAGAATTTTAAACATTGTTGGTCCAGCAATTGGTGGATTTTTACTTGGCTTATATTCTTATAGTTTAATATACCTGCTCATTTTCATATCTTTTATACTATCTGCAATCTCAATCAATTTTATCGATTTAAAAGAGGAAAGAATAAAATATATAAATAAAGGTGGGAAAATAGTAAGAAAATTTATTGATGATGTAGTGGAAGGCTTACTCTTTGTCAAAAATGAAAAAATTCTAATCATACTCATTAGTACAATGACATTAGCAAATATAGGGGCTAACGGAATTATGGCCGTATTACCTTTTCAAGTAAAGGTATTAGAATTCGGAGCAAATGGTCTTGGAATGTTACAAATGTCTTTAGCTTTAGGATCAGCTATAGCTGGTGGAATATTTACATTCAAATCAATTAAGACACCATCTTTGAATTATGTTCTCATCGGCTTCCTTGGTCAAGGTGTTTTCTTTGGAATAATTACTTGGTTTAATTCTTTTACTTATATTCTAGTATCCTTATTTATTGTTGGTATTTTTACTGCTCTTGTAGGAGTATTTATTCCTACTATACTTCAAACTATTGTTCCACAACAACTTATGGGACGAGTTAGTAGTGTATTGATGACTTTTTCAATGGCGTCAACACCTATTTCCCACTTTATTTTCGGTTTCTTAACTGATCTTTACAGTCCTTCTATAATGTTTCTTATTGCTGGATTAATAGAAACCGCTGTTGCACTTATTGCCTTATTTTATGTAAAGAAATTGAAATTAAAACAAGTATTAGAAAGGAAAGCTATTTAAAATGAACTTATTAATTGGAGTTACAGGGTCTTCTGGTTTAATTGAGTTACCTCTTTACATTAGAATTTTCAAAGAAAAGTTAAATGCAGACATTAAAATAGTAGCTTCACCAAATGTTAAGAACTTCATATCCTTAGAATTTTTAAATGCATTAGTAGAAAACCAACTATATAGTGATTTTTATCAAAGTAAGAATGGAATTAATGTTCCCCATTCTGACTTGAATGATTGGGCTAATGCTTTCATTATACTACCATGCACAGCTAATACACTTGCCAAAGCAGCTAATGGTACTACAGATGACTTATTATCAATGCTTATTCTTTGTAGTCAGGTACCTGTTATATTCTTCCCTAATATGAATCCCAACATGTGGAGTAAACCTGTTGTCCAGCGTAATGCTAAGTTGCTTATCAATGATGGTCACAAAGTAGCTATACCTAATGGAAACGGATGGATAACAGCAACTGGAGAATCAGTTGAAAATGGACACATGCCTCCCCCTTACGCTGCAGCAGAATATATCAGAAAAATTTATAACATAAACAATACTGAAACTTCAGTTAACAATTAGTTTAATACAATCCTTTACTTGAAAGGGGGTGAAAGATATGGAAGAATTAGGAATTTTGGATTTGTCAATAGGTTTTGACTGCCTAGATACAACCAATGAAGATATGGATCTTCTTATTCGTGGTGCAGTAGCAAATACTAATTGCAACAGTTGCTGATTTAGTATATAACTACTTTACTAACTTGGGATTTTTTTATCTAATGTATCACTTAAAAGGAGGAATATTTTTCCTCCTTTTATCTTTAGAAAGGCGGGATTTTCTTGGAACCATTTGTTAAGATACCAAAGGAAAATAAATTAATTGAAACTAAAGAATGGAAAAGATCTAGGTATACAATACAAGCGTCTGATGAGTTAGACGGCAGTTTATACCTTTCTAATACATATACGGGGTCATTTATCAGCGTTCCAGAGCAACATGTATCTAATGTTAAAAAAATACTTAGTCAAGGTTATAATGGAGACTTAGAAGGTCTGCCTAAATTACTTGCTGAGCGTGGATTTATCGTCAAAGAGGATACAAATGAACTATTTAGAGCCCGTATGTTACACGAAATTGTCGGCAGAAGAGATGACACATTACAATTAATCTTTCTTGTAACTGAGCAGTGTAACTTTAGATGTACATATTGCTATGAAAAGTTTGAAAAAGGTAAGATGACTCAGGAAGTTCGTAATGGTATTAAAGAGTATGTTAGAAGCAAAGCAAGATACTTAAAATATTTAAACATTCACTGGTTCGGAGGAGAACCATTAATAGCTATGGATGTTATTGAAGATTTATCTGAAGCATTTAAACAAATATGTGAGGAGTATGACATCACATATACAGCAAGTGTTACAACAAATGGTTTCAATTTAACACCAAAAAACGTAGAAAAATTAATAAATTACAATGTATCATACTTTCAAGTCACTGTTGACGGTAATCCCGAATATCACAATTGTACTCGACACTTAAAAGGAGGACAACCTACCTTTGACAAGATTTGGAGTAATTTGAAAGCAATGAAAGCAATGGAAGCTAAATTCCTATGTAGAATTAGGGTGAATTTCCTTAAGGAAAACTTGGAAGGAGTACCTGATTTTATTGATGAAATTGTGAAAGAGTTTGATTGTGATGAGAGATATGCTGTTAACTTTTTCCCTGTTGGTCAATGGGGGGGAGAAAATGACGAAGACTTAAATGTTCTTTCGGAAAAAGATGCAACAAATGCTGCACTAAGTTTATGTGACCTAGCTGTAGAAAAAGGTTTAAATAATGTAATGGATAGTATACTTAAACCCGGCGGAAACGTCTGCTATGCTGCAAAGCATAATTCTTTTGTGATTGGTTCAGATGGAATTGTTTATAAATGCACAGTTGCATTATACAACGAAAAAAATCATGTAGGTAGAATTCACCCAGATGGAAAAATGACACTTGATATGGACAAATACGCACTTTGGATAATGAATGATGAAGGTGAAGACCCGGGTTGTCAAAAATGTTTCTTTAGACCATCTTGTCAAGGTGCTGCATGTCCACTAGTTAGAATTGAGACAGGAAAGGCTCCATGTCCACCAGAAAAAAAACAAATTAAAAGAGTTTTAAAAATTGTCGGAAGGGAAAAAAAACGATCATATGTTAATACTTGATAGAGGATTAAAAAACCCAACTCTTATTGAGCGGGGTTTTTGTATATAGAAATTTATATTGTTTACGACACTTAAGCAAAATTATTACCTTCCACAAGTTTTGACCTTCCGTTAAAGTAAGTTAGGTTATCAAATGCATAACTTATCCAACCTACTAACAATCTGTGTCTACTTTTAGTCTAGCATCAGGATTTTATTGCAGTTGTAGAATTTGATAATTAGGTGAGGTGTTGAAATAAAATGAATGACAAAAGAAAAAGACAGTTATTTATTCTATTTCTGGTAATCGTTATATTAACTAACTTATTATATAATGTATTTCCTAATTCTTGGAGATAATAAGTAGTGGTTTTCATTTTATACTTACTTACTCTAATACTATTCTTTGCTGAGAATTTATATAGATTCCTTTCAAACAAGAATATTACTCCCCTTCTATATTTAACATTAAATAGATTATATACAATTCTTAATATTAATTAAAATCATAAATGTTAATTTTATGTAAAATACATTAATGTAAAAATTCTTTAGCAATTTCTTATATATCTTTATATTTAATATAAACTTCAATTACTTTAAGTGTTTTAATAAAAAATAATAGTCTATAATTTTAATATAAACATTAATAATATATATTATTAAAACAAAACCAATATTAATAGACAAATAACAATGATTTTTCTACTATCATAGAGGTATACATTAAATAAAATATAAATAAAATCGATTTAATCACAAGTTATCCACCCCCATATATTTCCTTTTATCAACAAACAAATTAAAAGAAGTGACAACATGGTAGAAAAAAAGATTTTATCTCTTTCTGAAAGAAATTCGTTAACCTTTGTAGAAACAGATTCTTCGATTGTATCTTTTTCGAAAAAACTAATAGATCCATCTCTTATAACTGAATTATCGATGAGTTACTCGTTTTGGAGGATGTGT of Niallia circulans contains these proteins:
- a CDS encoding DUF441 domain-containing protein; this encodes MFLFSQPYLFLYLLLAIALIAKNNSLIIAVVFLLVLKLIGVDSKLFSLIQSKGINWGVTIITIAVLVPIATGDIGFKDLTATFKSPYAWIALISGIMVALLAKGGVSLLADSPEITTALVLGTILSVSVFNGVAVGPLIGAGIAYAAIKVVEWIT
- the icd gene encoding NADP-dependent isocitrate dehydrogenase; this translates as MQGEKITVVDGVLNVPANPIVPYIEGDGIGPDIWAASSRVLDAAVEKAYNGEKKIVWKEVLAGEKAFNETGEWLPSETLDVIREYLIAIKGPLTTPVGGGIRSLNVALRQELDLFVCLRPVRWFEGVPSPVKRPQDTDMVIFRENTEDIYAGIEYEKGSEAASKLINFLQQEMGVNKIRFPETSGIGIKPISEEGTSRLVRAAINYAIKEGRKSVTLVHKGNIMKYTEGAFKNWGYELAEQEFGDKVFTWAQYDRIKEEQGSDAANKAQSQAEAEGKIIIKDSIADIFLQQILTRPKEFDVVATMNLNGDYISDALAAQVGGIGIAPGANINYETGHAIFEATHGTAPKYAGLDKVNPSSVILSGVLLLEHLGWTEAAQLVIQSVEKTIASKVVTYDFARLMDGATEVKCSEFGDELIKNMN
- a CDS encoding MFS transporter gives rise to the protein MSNIFKVKNFNFYFLGNLFSGIGDAIFTITLSWYIVDVHQSGYIMGTVLLLMGIARFVFGLIGGAIVDNMGPRRVMISSDLLRGIIIAVFYSFFIFSTIPLWLIIIISITFGIVDAFYWPAADAIKPRLVAKELYSKANSSYYTMVRILNIVGPAIGGFLLGLYSYSLIYLLIFISFILSAISINFIDLKEERIKYINKGGKIVRKFIDDVVEGLLFVKNEKILIILISTMTLANIGANGIMAVLPFQVKVLEFGANGLGMLQMSLALGSAIAGGIFTFKSIKTPSLNYVLIGFLGQGVFFGIITWFNSFTYILVSLFIVGIFTALVGVFIPTILQTIVPQQLMGRVSSVLMTFSMASTPISHFIFGFLTDLYSPSIMFLIAGLIETAVALIALFYVKKLKLKQVLERKAI
- a CDS encoding radical SAM/SPASM domain-containing protein — protein: MEPFVKIPKENKLIETKEWKRSRYTIQASDELDGSLYLSNTYTGSFISVPEQHVSNVKKILSQGYNGDLEGLPKLLAERGFIVKEDTNELFRARMLHEIVGRRDDTLQLIFLVTEQCNFRCTYCYEKFEKGKMTQEVRNGIKEYVRSKARYLKYLNIHWFGGEPLIAMDVIEDLSEAFKQICEEYDITYTASVTTNGFNLTPKNVEKLINYNVSYFQVTVDGNPEYHNCTRHLKGGQPTFDKIWSNLKAMKAMEAKFLCRIRVNFLKENLEGVPDFIDEIVKEFDCDERYAVNFFPVGQWGGENDEDLNVLSEKDATNAALSLCDLAVEKGLNNVMDSILKPGGNVCYAAKHNSFVIGSDGIVYKCTVALYNEKNHVGRIHPDGKMTLDMDKYALWIMNDEGEDPGCQKCFFRPSCQGAACPLVRIETGKAPCPPEKKQIKRVLKIVGREKKRSYVNT
- the citZ gene encoding citrate synthase → MAVTKGLEGIIATTSSISSIIDDSLAYVGYDIDVLAEHSSFEEVVFLLWHQKLPTDTELAMLKQELADNAELPVSLIEQMKLMPLNKVHPMAVLRSTVSLLGAYDEQADAMDTEANYLKAVRLQAKIPTIVTAFSRLRKGLDPISPRKDLGFAANFLYMLNGKEPEAIAIEAFNKALVLHADHELNASTFTARVCVATLSDVYSGITSAIGALKGPLHGGANEAVMKMLKEIGSIDNVEPYIREKMANKEKIMGFGHRVYRKGDPRAKHLKEMARKLTQLTGEPELYDMSVKIETLLKEEKNLVPNVDFFSASVYHSLGIDHDLFTPIFAVSRVSGWLAHILEQYDNNRLIRPRADYIGPERLEYIPVQER
- a CDS encoding response regulator transcription factor, encoding MKKKVLVVDDEQSIVTLLKYNLQQAGYDVLTAMDGEEGLNLALTANPDVILLDLMLPKKDGMDVCKELRQQKVLTPILMLTAKDDEFDKVLGLELGADDYMTKPFSPREVIARIKAVLRRIQMQVPAASDEVDEEEDDGIKIGELRVLPNYYEAYFKGELLELTPKEFELLLYLVKNKGRVLTRDQLLSAVWNYDFVGDTRIVDVHISHLREKIEENTKKPIYIKTIRGLGYKLEEPK
- the ytvI gene encoding sporulation integral membrane protein YtvI translates to MNLTYLNRTIRFIIVIAATILLFVSFFYLSKVTYPFIIGFLIAFLMNPLVNFLQFKCKLPRAFAVVLSILLILSIFAGLVSLLIAEIVAGAAYLGEVVPKHIDIIIRYIEDLFAAQIIPLYNKISQTFNNLGTGQQDTIMTNIDKVGEQVGTVMGDFLQSFFLNIPIFLSWFPNAASVLIFSLLATFFISKDWARLSLKFGKFFPSKWLNSGKTVFFELKKALFGFLKAQLTLVSITTVIILIGLLILRVDYAITIALLTGIVDIIPYLGTGLIFVPWIIYEIITGQIVLAIGLSVLYIIVLVQRQIMEPKILSSNIGLDPLATLIALFVGFKLFGFIGLIIGPVSLVIVTSLHRAKVFHDIWRFIKGDSEIPK
- a CDS encoding flavoprotein; translation: MNLLIGVTGSSGLIELPLYIRIFKEKLNADIKIVASPNVKNFISLEFLNALVENQLYSDFYQSKNGINVPHSDLNDWANAFIILPCTANTLAKAANGTTDDLLSMLILCSQVPVIFFPNMNPNMWSKPVVQRNAKLLINDGHKVAIPNGNGWITATGESVENGHMPPPYAAAEYIRKIYNINNTETSVNN